The genomic stretch TTAGGTAATTACCCCACCATGCCCACTGATGGACTGATTACTCTAACAGCCAACCAAAAGGAAGTGAATGTCCCTTGATCTAAAAACAATCTCAAGGGCTCTTTCCAACTAACATGGGattgttttttcctttcctgGGTTTTCTTTCTCAGCTATAAGATTGGTTTTCTTAAAATTGATGATACAGACTGAAGCATTCTTCATTGGGGTGATGGGTGATATAGTTTGTGACATTGGATTGCATCAAAGCTTCTAATAATATTGTTTGTTAACCCCTGTATTGTATACAAATTACAAAAGGAAGTGTCAATGCTGTAAACTTCTCTCACATTaccatttcaaattcatatttTACAGAAAGACTGCTCATATATACTTGGAAATACCTTAAGCAACTCTTATATCTGTTATTGTATATTTCCATTGCATTGGCGTTTGTTCAAgttccgtttggttgcaagagaaactaaagggaagggaagggaagtgaaaaattttaaaactaaaacgaaacttttgtaatcattaaccaacatgattgtataaactacttaaatttcttataatatttagtaatgatactttttagatgtaacttttattttacttttcaactCGAAGGGACATAGATGCAAAGTGAAATTTattaaccaaatatggaatgatttggaatATAATGACATAATCATGTGGggtaataacaacaacaacaacaaaaaacatagcattatcccaactgaatggggtcggtcACATGGATCTAATCCGGTAAAAtaatagaaagtaaagaagcataGAAGTTGAGTTAAAAGGAGAGAATATGGGGGTAACTTTAGGGGGTATTGTAGAATATAGATAAGCATCATGGAAAAACATCCCTTATAGGGGGTTAGCAACTCATGTTCGTGTCCTCCACagaactctatccgaagtcatatTAGGGTTTAGTCCTAAAATTTGCATATATTTTCGGACCACCTcattaatagtcattttaggtctgcccttaCTTTTTCTAGTGCCTTCCCAATAAATCTGGTCATTCTTCCAAACTGGGGCCTCCATAGGTCTCCGttggacatggccataccacttCAATCGACTCTCGTGGAGTTTGTCATGGATCGGTACAACACTCACTTCATATCTAATATTCGCATTCCTTACCCTATCTATCCTGGTATTCCCACACatacctctcaacattctcattttCACTATACTCAATTTGTTCACATTACTCTTTTTGGTTGCCCAACATTCTcctccatacatcatagccggtcgtaTAACTGTCTTGTGGAATTTTCCTTTGAGTTTAATAGgtattcttttgtcatataatACTCCTGACgctcctctccacttcatccaccccactttaatcctatgagcaatatcatcctctatatctccCTCTTTATCAATGATAGCCCGCAAATATCTAAAACATTCCCTCCGAGGTAGTTCTTGTTCCTCAAGCTTCACCACTCCCTCCTCTCCTCAAGATTGACTGAAagggcacatcatatattttGTCTTCGTTGTGCTTaacttaaaacctcttgattccaagtttgatctccatagctccagtttagtattaatcccatCCATTGTTTCATCTATCAGCACgatatcatctgcaaatagCATATACTACAGGACtgagtcttggatgtgcctgATTAGGTCATCTATAATGTGGGGTAacgattacaaaaatttcattactaagtttgaaaatttcacttcacctCACTTTCCTTCAATTCCTCTTgtaaccaaacagagcctaaaaaaaataataataataaataaataaattgaagacCGTTCGGCACAATATTTTAAATGAGTATAATATTAATTATTAGCCACACGCAGTGGTTGAGCGTCCCAAAGCCAGCAAGAAATGAAATGGGTCAGAGATCTGATTATTTATCCACTTCATAGAACTTAAATTCAATATGAAGTTGGTATAAAATTATTAGATATATGTaacctaaaatgaccaaaaattttctttaatCGATGTAAGTAACTCTTTTGACATTGATGTTAAAAGAGGACTAGACAGAGGTTACAAAGTAAAAAATAAGTCACATTACAAACCTTAAAAAAGTTAAAGAGAGAACGAACCTACCCGATAGTGTTGCatatgcctagacacatggggaaGTGAAGTCGAGACATGGACATCTTTTCACAGCCTGATTTCACTTTCCCTTGTGTCTAAGCATACGTTACACTTTTGGATAGTTTTTTTATACCTAAAGTTAAATGTTCTGCACTACTTGTCCTTTGATGTTAGTTACTTTGCAGTGTTGGAAGTTGGGTTCAATCAAGACTTAATTAAGTTCATGCCCTGACTCCGATATATATgtaaattaaacctaattagtGTTTTCGGATTAAAGGGAAGACACGATCCTACAAAATTGTTGAAGCTTTTGGAATGATCAAGCAGGTCTAGTAGTCAAACCAGTATTTTTTCTGGTCTTCATAAGAGATGAAAAAAAGCAATCATAATCTGCAAAGTAATGCAATTCACCAGTAATGACTTGCATTCATAACGATTGGGCCAACCTAACCCCACTAGGCTTATGCCAACCCAATCCTCCCCACAGGTGAGAGACTAAAGAAAGGAACCATCTAGttctataaataaattttttttcccacgtTTTGAAACAAGTTTTGAAGTTACTGGAGAGTCTCAATACCCCCTTTCAACTACAACtcaagttagggttttgaaaagtGAAACATACCCTCCATCTGAGTTGTGGGCATGCTCCACCCttaatcccatttttttttttcggtaatgAGAAATCTTATTGAGAAAAAGACCGGTTACAAGTTGAGGCTTCAGCTATGCACAGCTGGAGGAGCCAAGGAATGGATTGAGGCCAAAGTGTCTTGCACCGGACCCCTAACCCCATTTATACTTTGCACGATAATAGGTGTATgttctactaaaaaaaagataataggTGTATGTTATCACAATCTCAACGACATTGGATACCACACAAGTGAAATGACCTAAATTCCCTTAAAAGGATAAATAATGTCAAAATGTGTTAATCGACCTTAAAATCCAAGTTAGGGTTTCGAAAAGTGAAATATACCCTCCATCTGAGTTGTGGGCACCCTCCACCCGTAACCCCATTCATACTCTGCACGATAATATAATAGGTGTATGTTACCACAATCTAATGACATTAATTGGATACCACAAAAGTGAAATGAACAAATTCTCTTGAAGGATAAACAATGTCAAAATGTGTTAATCGACCTTAAAACCCAACCAAATATccaattaaaataatatttatacTTCATCTCATCATTATTAAATTTAGTGTGAAATGATATCATTAaaacccaaggattaaagtatcggtatcggtcgtcgtatcggtcggcctaaattaagatacgtatcggagggtatagtatcgtatcggagatacgctaagatacgctaaagatacgcacataaatggataggaaacacttttttatacacatttgcataaaaaaatagttaaaaaaagttatatataacatgtattatgcataaacagtaaattgagagtatcgcactaagaatccaaggtttgtaattgtcccataaatgtaaaatccttgttcccaaccttgatttccactttaattagagagaaaaatggttggcagcaactttggaacaaaaacacctcaaaaaattatgtttttctaaaaaattactcattttggccattttatgaccgtatcggtacgtatcggtgtgtatcggtcgatacataccgatacgcatcgatacgtatcgatacataccgatacgtaccgatacataccgaaacgtacatttcacttcaattttgaatttttcatagagtatcggtacgtatcggtgagtatcggtgagtatcggtgcgtatcgatggtgtatcggtgcgtatcggtgcatatcgtaggatacgtatcgatacataagggttttaaaattttcatgatacgtatcggtatgtatcgtgccgatgcctactgATACGgaacgatacgcaccgatacttaaaaccatgttaaAACCCTTAATctggaaaagaatattctattttTACCTTGTTTATGTTTTTAGCATTTGCAGCCACAACGCCTATGTTTCTATCGCAACTCGAGTTAGGGTTTTGAGAAAGTGAAATATGCCTCCACCTGAGTTATGAGCATCGTACATCCCTTGTATTTCATGGTTTCCTTTATAGGTAAACTTCTTAcaaaggatttagttatcagtATTGGTCTTGgtcgatatcgatacgatatgaaTTCATATCAATAAAGATCGATGCGTATCAGTCACTGTTGCTCTTgccttttcaaaaaaaaaaagcaatatatTGTTGGGgtacgatgtcttatattctgTCATAGCTTATTCAAGAGAGTATTGGTGTAGACCTCTCAAGCAATGGTAGTATCATTTACTGGTAAGCAGATCGttgggttgcaagggggcaggaggccccctgcgtAGCAAAAGTGTAGGGGGCATACCCTCgctcaaaatttttatttggggCTTGTTTACTAAGGGCAATTTTGTATTTTCTGATATTAtgatttttcactatatatttatagtgagATTTACTTTCTCTATAAGTCATTATGAGAAGTGTGAGAACAAGCATTGTAACCATATTCACCATTGATAGTGATGTAGTATCTCATCTCCCAAAAGATGTagacaatcttgccgaaccttgtgAATTTGTGTGTATTGCTtgttctttgtattttttattttttattttttttcattactttTTACATCATTTTTAGGGTTGCAATTCTACATATACATATGCAGCGGTGTCAAAATCTATCCCGAACCAGTAAAACCAACCGAACCAAATTGAAGTCATATTGGGCTATTTCGGTTTGAGTTATTACAACCCCAAAAATTGGATCGATCTGCACCGGAAACTGAATGaatctaaaatcaaatcaaaatcggtTCAAAACTCATATTACAATAAAAATGATGAGAAATCGAATCAGCCTAAAACTCATAAAAAATCAGGCATGATTTTGTATAAATTTGTATAGCAAACCAAATCCCAATAAGACCAGTCCAAAATCAgcccaattttcaaaaaaaaaataaaaaaaaattacaaattgatgttagaaatcaaaaccaaactaagtcgaaaccaaaatttccttcTTGGTTTTGATATCACCATTCTCACAACAAAACTGGCTCAACCTGCATTGAATCTAAACCAAACTAACCGATAGACTCTATACTTATGGACAACTAAAGGTGTTAATTCAGAACTGAAATCATTTCTAGACCAAATAActgaaatcgaatcaaatctAATTGAATATGGTTACCATCTTGAAATAGGGAGTAGAACCAAGGTCAGACTTGATTACTTTTTGGTTCCAGCATAGGAACTGACAGCTAGAAATCAAAACGAACTAAATTTGGGTACCAATATGCTAAAGCATAATAATGTCGTGTAATACTAATATATTATGGTATATCAATATTAATACTAATATATTAGTGTTAGATATATACTACTAACCGAGTACAAGAATCAAACCAATTGATGTAGGAAACCAAATAGGAACCAAAACAGAAAGTTTTGATATAAATACTAATTTTCAGAATCGAGATGGGATTTGATCGTGTTCTTAATTACACCAATACTCCCTAGCatggtttgagaacttggtattaGGAATGGGATTGGGGTCAAGGCCGATACCATCAAATATCGATATGGATTCCCTTAGATTGGATAGAAATAGTCCTGGTTTTATATTTAAAGTCACCTGTTTGACCAATTGCAATCCATCAATATGGTATTGGCCAAACATTTGGACCAATCAAGGATCTAATCCGATTCCTCAAATCATGCTTCTTAGaactaaaattgaaaccaaaccgaatcaaaTACTCGGTTTGGAACCAATTTACACCCTTAATTATGGGCAACAGCCTTAATGCCACGTTTGCACCATTCAATAtattaactctttttttttttttttgtagaaaccCTTTTTGTGAATGGAAAGTCCAATTTATATGGGAAGTTATATAATAAGGGATCCTATAGACTCCTTCTACAAAAGCGATACTCCCACGGCTGTTTCACACTTTTAGGTTCATGCACgcttctttgtttcttggttttaagaaagttCTTTCTTAAGCACAGAGCAACCCAAGAGAGATGAAGGTCTATACTAGGAGGCGACGGAAAGACAcactagaagaaaaagaagaagaaaagcatgATCTTATCAACAATCTCCCTGATTCCATTCTTTGTTTCATCATCAGTTTCCTACCCATTAAAGAAGTAATAAGAACAACCATCTTATGTAAAAGATGGAAGAAGTTATGGATTTCAATTCCTTCCATCAACTTCGATTTACAGAATCCAAAACTTTTAACCCATAATGAAGTATTCCATCATATCTTTAGATCTCATCGTGGAAACATGGAGAGTTGTTCAATAATCCATTACATCAAAAAGGTAAAGCACCAAGAGTTGCAGTCATGGATAAAGGAACTAACCTCCAAGAGAATGAGCATCAACAAGCTTTCCTTACAATCCATTGGCACAGCATGGCCGAATCTTCAATTACCATTTTCTCGTATCTTCAGTTGTAGATCTCTTCATGAGTTAGAATTGAAGAACTATCTTTTATCAGATGGGTCTCCTTTTGAAGGTTGTTTGAATCTCAAGACATTAAAGCTTGTTTCAGTTTCTCTCTCTGATAAGATACTAAATAGTATGATCCTCAACTGTGAATTGTTAGAGAATTTGAGTCTCTTTCATTGTGGAGGTTTAGAGAGACTTGAAATTGTTGATCGGAATCTAAAGGTCTTGAAGATTGAGTTTTTACGAGTAAAGGAAATAGAAATTCATGATATGGGTCTAAGAACATTGGTTATTGATAGTACCACAACATGCGGTAAAGGTTACAAAATTGACACCCCGAACCTGCAGCAGCTTTGCGTTCATCATCGTAATCGGAATATTGACTCCATTGGACTTGAGATTGTTGAAATTTGCTGCCAGCTCCGGGTAAGTTCTTAATTCTTTCTAGCACCATTAATTgattactgttttttttttttttcttttggaagtaTAGATTAATTCATTGATTAGTTAGGAGTTTAATTCATTATTTAGttgggaaagagaaagaagaatagaagtccggtgaatcttcacgtacgCGAATGTACGTGAACGTCACTAATCCATGGATACGGCATCTATTTTCCCTGgcctcatttaatagatgtcatatccacggatcaaggacgttcacgtacattcacaTTCGTGAAGATTCACCACTCTCaaataaaggataaaaaatagaaaacataaacaaaGGCTGCATTTtgatccggatcctctccatagagcccatggaccatagagtgatcccaTAGTTGGTAGGACCCAAGCACATGTCTCGAGGTCACCTTAGctgtgagatcactctatggtccatgcatgggctctatggagaggaattcTACCCCTTTTGGTAGCCATTCAGTTCCAAAAATGATGCTTTGTgtcaaaaatagatttttcaaTTTCTGTGCTAAAATGccgctttaaaaaaaaaaaaaatgatgtttggtaaacctgttttaggaacgattactgtagttttcacttttttgtatttggaacgaaacaaGGTTTTATCAATCCATCATTTTACGTaatattttattccattttttttttttttcataaaaaaatacaccataAACGTTTTTTTAAATGACTATCAAAGATAGCCTAACAAAGGGAAACTAATAGGGAGAAACAGAGACAAAACCGTGATTGGAAATCTACAGTGGAATCACAGCTTTTCCCTCCCATtagaaaaaaatgtaagaacTACGAAACATCCTCCTGTACCTGCATCTTTCTTCAAATGACTCCGAACAATTAGTATCGACGTTGGCCGATATCgatctgattcctcaaaccatgcttaTGAATGTTTTTTCTAAGTTGTCTTTTTCCATGATGCAAGCAATAACAAGAAGCCTTCATGGAATTCAAAGACTAATTCTCTTTGtttaactttttttcttcttttcaactATCCTTaaaatttttccaattttccCATACCACACATCTTCGATTAGGTGCCACAGTGCCTCTGCATCTGAAATTGTGAAGAGGGAGAGGAGTATCGAAGTTGAATTTCTCTGATTTACTCTCAGATTTAgtgattttcttccttttttgtgTGTTGTAGTCTCCACCATTAGTGCGTGAAGTTTCCGCTATTAGTGCGTGTTGGTTTGTTTCTGACTTTTTGCGTGTCCCACCTATCTTGTATGAGGGTTTGCCATAACTTGCAATCCAATAGATGATGGTGACAAAGCGGCTGATGACGACAATGATGATGCATCTTGAGCGCTATTCGTCGTAGTCCTAACCCCCTCTCAATGTTCCAAATTGGTTATCGCAACAGTTATTAGACTTACTGGgactttggaagagaggaagatatCCTCTAATTTGTTTCTCCTTGGGTCTTTTTCTCACTCCTTGATCAAAGGCATTCTGATCCAAGAGATGCTTCAAGGCTAGTCCGTTGTTGCCTGTAAGAAGGGGAGGAGGGATATGGGAGAGGTACCTCCACTGGGGTCAACACAAACACCCACAATTGGGGCCTTGATTGATCTCAACCCAAGGCATTGGTAGGCGACACCGAAGTGCTCAAAAGTTGGGGAGATGGAGTTTGCATTGGAGCTGAAACCAAAGGTGGCTTTGTCAGCGGTGGTTTTGTCAACAGTGGCTTTGTCAGCAATGGAGCTGGTAGTCATACCCTAGCCATCCTGGATCAAAGTATCTAGGCCACGGTCATGTGCTTTGGTATGTGGACTTTACAAAACGTGAGGCCCAAACATGTTGTCACCATCATTCCAAATGCCATGCCCATGATTTGTGGGGTTATACTCACTATGCTTCctattcctttttattttacccATGGTGTGGGTCTTGTGACCGACTGTGTAACTGAATGTCCTGTAAGCTATGTCTACAAAAATTTGGCTACTTAGTGTTGGCCATCACGTTTGGGAAGCATAGGGTGCTGGTCAATTTTTTCAGTTATTGGCCTTACGTTGAGCCATATGCATACTGTGATATTTTGTGTATTGCATGCGCTACGCTATTGGCCATTTGGGATATACCTATCCTCGTGATGAAGGATATTGTATGTGCTTGGTGCTATTTTTACGAAAAGTTTGTTagggaatcttttgatttcaaCTATTCCCTACCCCAGAAGACCGTTGTCTTTGGCATATCAAGCAACTTGGTCACATTCCATTCCTGGCTTTTGGTATTTTGTACATAAGCCTTGTGTTTTTCATGCCTCTATCTACTTTGTATTTCTTAGttttaattgaatgaaattctcgtataccaaaaaaaaaatagaaagctaCAGTGAGGAAGATCATCTTAGGTACTATTCCACTTATGAGATaactgaagaagaaaacaaagaaaactccATACAAAATTGGAGAGAGTTAACAAAAGCTACGCATATGTTTCTTTTACtctttttaacaaaaaaaaaaaaagaactctttAATCAGAAGGTTATCTTGGAGTTATGAtttctgtccaaaaaaaaaaatcataataataacTTGAAGTTATGAACGACTAAACCTCGTTGAAG from Macadamia integrifolia cultivar HAES 741 chromosome 11, SCU_Mint_v3, whole genome shotgun sequence encodes the following:
- the LOC122093913 gene encoding F-box/LRR-repeat protein At3g26922-like, whose product is MKVYTRRRRKDTLEEKEEEKHDLINNLPDSILCFIISFLPIKEVIRTTILCKRWKKLWISIPSINFDLQNPKLLTHNEVFHHIFRSHRGNMESCSIIHYIKKVKHQELQSWIKELTSKRMSINKLSLQSIGTAWPNLQLPFSRIFSCRSLHELELKNYLLSDGSPFEGCLNLKTLKLVSVSLSDKILNSMILNCELLENLSLFHCGGLERLEIVDRNLKVLKIEFLRVKEIEIHDMGLRTLVIDSTTTCGKGYKIDTPNLQQLCVHHRNRNIDSIGLEIVEICCQLRISPNKYVSPFENLQKLLLNLNLKDIRQAPMLGFILRMNRYLQELIIEIDDEWFNTSTHDCLPYDKSLYWSKCEIFDCVLHHLRRVKLKGFRGDVLEMEFASFLITKATKLKSITFQCHDYQFSRQEAAITMALLSLPRASLDVSIIIDKLVKRA